A genome region from Natronosalvus rutilus includes the following:
- a CDS encoding thiamine ABC transporter substrate-binding protein — MRRRAFLTSTAGGAVAGVAGCIQNTSDGNGDGNGNGDGTNGNGDANDSDTNGNGGDNTLHVATYTSFVDAPSDSPGVWIKEEFEQRYDATLEWHTPQRELTHYVERYNEGAEIEPELYYGASPHDLVRVDENTDGGLFTETDRSKLENADDIGEQHEFDPQGRVIPTYRALCAIVYDGRNVPAPETFEDLLDPAYEGQIGIPTPQDTTGLLFLLWTLNEFGEGGEYDYLDYWSDLLDNGARVLDSWSDVYTQFENDELPVIVSYANDRVYAKRFGNDLEKHRVALLNGQSYANYSGVVRFSSGTNDDLAHKFMDFVLDPEVQAVVAERNVTGPTNEKTELPEVFEEYAREPEEPVFYDYEELSGNLSGWLDDWSRMAAGGR; from the coding sequence ATGAGACGACGAGCGTTTCTGACGAGTACGGCTGGCGGCGCGGTCGCCGGCGTAGCTGGGTGCATCCAGAATACGTCGGATGGGAACGGGGACGGAAATGGAAACGGGGACGGCACCAACGGCAACGGCGACGCAAACGACAGCGATACCAACGGCAACGGTGGCGACAACACGCTCCACGTCGCCACCTACACGTCGTTCGTCGACGCGCCGAGCGACAGCCCCGGCGTCTGGATCAAAGAAGAGTTCGAGCAGCGCTACGACGCCACCCTCGAGTGGCACACGCCCCAGCGCGAGCTCACCCACTACGTCGAACGCTACAACGAGGGCGCCGAGATCGAACCCGAACTCTACTACGGAGCGAGCCCCCACGACCTCGTCCGCGTCGACGAGAACACCGACGGCGGCCTCTTCACCGAAACCGACCGCTCGAAACTCGAGAACGCGGACGACATCGGCGAGCAACACGAGTTCGACCCCCAGGGACGCGTGATCCCGACCTACCGGGCTCTCTGTGCAATCGTCTACGACGGTCGTAACGTCCCGGCACCGGAGACGTTCGAGGACCTGCTCGATCCGGCCTACGAGGGACAGATCGGCATCCCGACTCCGCAGGACACGACGGGACTTCTATTCTTGCTGTGGACGCTCAACGAGTTCGGCGAGGGCGGCGAGTACGACTACCTCGATTACTGGTCGGACCTGCTCGACAACGGCGCCCGCGTGCTCGACTCATGGAGCGACGTCTACACCCAGTTCGAGAACGACGAACTCCCGGTCATCGTCTCCTACGCGAACGATCGCGTCTACGCGAAGCGCTTCGGCAACGACCTGGAGAAACACCGGGTCGCGCTGCTCAATGGACAGTCCTACGCTAACTACTCCGGCGTCGTCCGCTTCTCGAGTGGGACGAACGACGACCTGGCCCACAAGTTCATGGACTTCGTCCTCGACCCGGAGGTCCAGGCGGTCGTCGCCGAGCGCAACGTCACCGGGCCGACCAACGAGAAGACGGAACTTCCGGAGGTGTTCGAAGAGTACGCCAGAGAGCCCGAAGAGCCAGTCTTCTACGACTACGAGGAACTCAGTGGCAACCTTTCTGGGTGGCTCGACGACTGGAGTCGCATGGCCGCCGGCGGTCGCTGA
- a CDS encoding thiamine-binding protein: protein MTVFALLRVSPITEDDITPDVAAAIDALEEFDVTYETTPMATTLEADDVHELFAACAAAHEAVDRAHVQTLVQVDDKREVEMTASDKVDAVEGELGRDARSQREE from the coding sequence ATGACCGTCTTTGCACTGCTCCGCGTCTCGCCCATCACCGAAGACGACATCACGCCCGACGTGGCCGCCGCCATCGACGCCCTCGAGGAATTCGACGTCACCTACGAGACGACGCCGATGGCGACGACACTCGAGGCCGACGACGTCCACGAACTGTTCGCGGCGTGTGCGGCGGCCCACGAGGCCGTCGACCGCGCGCACGTCCAGACGCTCGTCCAGGTCGACGACAAGCGCGAGGTCGAGATGACCGCGAGCGACAAGGTCGACGCCGTCGAGGGCGAACTCGGGCGCGACGCCAGGAGCCAGCGCGAGGAGTGA
- a CDS encoding ABC transporter permease, whose protein sequence is MLGAPSADGVSSRSPTRHRTVRDRLERRALAAGAVVTVGLLLAMFYYPVATVFVESVVVEGILTLTIFADLVTDPFYFGDFARFLAGEPPLEVLRDLLSSDRRLGIVGFTAYQALLSTLLSLALGLPMAYLLARYEFRGRRTLRSLTILPFVMPSIMVAIGFYATFGQSGTLNAVLEPIGLGPVSLVGSLEAILIAHAFYNAPLIARMTTAAWESVDASAFETARSLGAGPFRAFRDVVAPQLYPAALMGAALTFVFTFGTFPIVLALGGIRLSTVEVFVYQLVQDLDYAEAAALAIVELVISLGVLYGYLRYEAKHTVRSSAIRPLPRKSLAPPAFSARELLPRVGLAVYGVIALFVFVAPIASLLVRSVSTPGGEFTLAHYGFLLERQASAAAFQVRPWPAIRNSLLFAAAALAVSLPMGVVVSVLTTRRYRGRKLVDVVAMAPLAVSGIVVGIGLLRGPVFGFEVWHYRITVTGAVAIVAAHAVACYPFVVRTVAPGLESIDPSLLESARALGASRTRALLDVELPLVWPGVVAGAAFAVAISMGEFSATVILATGTDQYTMPIAIERFIGRRLGPATAMGVVLLVVTAFSFVVIDRLGGDRVGL, encoded by the coding sequence ATGCTGGGGGCCCCCTCCGCCGACGGCGTGTCGAGTCGATCCCCCACCCGCCACCGGACCGTCCGCGACCGCCTCGAGCGCCGGGCGCTCGCCGCCGGAGCCGTCGTCACGGTTGGGTTGCTGCTCGCGATGTTTTACTACCCTGTAGCGACGGTGTTCGTCGAGTCGGTCGTCGTCGAGGGCATCCTCACGCTCACCATCTTCGCCGATTTGGTGACCGATCCGTTCTACTTCGGCGATTTCGCGCGGTTCCTCGCCGGCGAACCCCCGCTCGAGGTCCTCCGGGACCTGCTCTCGAGCGACCGTCGACTGGGCATCGTCGGCTTCACCGCCTACCAGGCGCTCCTCTCGACGCTCCTCTCGCTCGCGCTCGGCCTGCCGATGGCCTACCTGCTCGCACGCTACGAGTTTCGCGGACGGCGGACGCTACGCTCGCTGACGATTCTGCCGTTCGTCATGCCCTCGATCATGGTAGCCATCGGTTTCTACGCCACGTTCGGCCAGAGCGGTACGCTCAACGCCGTCCTCGAGCCCATCGGGCTGGGGCCGGTATCGCTCGTGGGCAGCCTCGAGGCGATCCTGATCGCTCACGCCTTCTACAACGCGCCCCTGATCGCGCGGATGACGACGGCAGCCTGGGAGTCCGTCGACGCGAGCGCCTTCGAGACCGCTCGCAGCCTCGGGGCCGGGCCGTTCCGGGCCTTCCGGGACGTGGTCGCCCCGCAGCTGTACCCCGCGGCGCTGATGGGCGCGGCCCTGACGTTCGTCTTCACGTTCGGCACCTTTCCCATCGTCCTCGCACTCGGCGGGATCCGGCTGTCGACCGTCGAGGTGTTCGTCTACCAGCTCGTCCAGGACCTCGATTACGCCGAAGCCGCCGCGCTGGCGATCGTAGAACTGGTGATCTCGCTCGGCGTACTCTACGGCTACCTCCGCTACGAGGCGAAACACACGGTTCGCTCGAGCGCAATCCGACCGCTTCCTCGTAAGTCACTCGCGCCGCCAGCGTTCTCCGCGCGCGAACTCCTCCCGCGGGTCGGCCTGGCCGTCTACGGCGTGATCGCCCTGTTCGTCTTCGTCGCCCCCATCGCGAGCCTGCTCGTCCGGAGCGTCTCCACCCCCGGCGGCGAGTTCACCCTGGCTCACTACGGCTTCCTCCTCGAGCGCCAGGCGTCCGCGGCGGCGTTCCAGGTGCGACCCTGGCCCGCCATCCGTAATTCCCTGCTGTTCGCCGCCGCGGCACTCGCCGTGTCCCTCCCGATGGGGGTCGTCGTCTCGGTGCTGACGACGCGCCGGTACCGCGGGCGAAAACTCGTCGACGTGGTCGCCATGGCCCCGCTCGCCGTCTCCGGCATCGTCGTCGGCATCGGCCTGCTCCGCGGTCCCGTTTTCGGGTTCGAGGTCTGGCACTATCGAATCACCGTCACGGGCGCGGTGGCCATCGTCGCCGCCCACGCCGTCGCCTGTTACCCGTTCGTCGTCCGCACCGTCGCGCCGGGACTCGAGTCGATCGACCCCAGCTTGCTCGAGTCCGCTCGCGCGCTTGGAGCCTCTCGAACCAGGGCGCTGCTCGACGTCGAGTTGCCCCTGGTTTGGCCCGGCGTAGTCGCGGGCGCGGCGTTCGCGGTGGCCATCTCGATGGGGGAGTTCTCCGCGACGGTGATCCTCGCGACGGGTACCGACCAGTACACGATGCCGATTGCGATCGAACGATTCATCGGGCGCCGCCTCGGACCGGCGACCGCCATGGGTGTCGTCTTGCTCGTCGTCACCGCGTTCAGTTTCGTCGTCATCGACCGCCTCGGGGGTGATCGCGTTGGCCTCTGA
- a CDS encoding ABC transporter ATP-binding protein, which yields MASERNGLERAQVADHQADAVDPDAPVALELDGVSKTYGETTAVDDVSVRVREGEFFTLVGPSGCGKTTTLRLVAGFEAPSAGTVRFRGEDVTDVPPEDRDVGVVFQNYALFPHMTVGENVAYGLNFAEPPGDVSREERVQELLELVDLEGMADRDPNELSGGQQQRVSIARALAPGPDVLLLDEPMSALDAQLRERLRVQVKAIQRELAITTVYVTHDQEEALAISDRVAVMRAGAPEQIAPPRTIYHRPETRFVAEFVGDNNVFEGEVVGVDVDGYRGEARTRVDVAGTEFDVVTGRNNVPNRGESLTFCVRPEHLTLEAPANVIAGTVESSEFLGETTRVNLEWQGRDVVLRTREPLSGEVRVGFRPGDAHVVSR from the coding sequence TTGGCCTCTGAGCGCAACGGACTCGAACGAGCGCAGGTGGCCGACCACCAGGCCGACGCGGTCGACCCGGACGCTCCCGTCGCGCTCGAGCTCGACGGCGTCTCGAAAACGTACGGCGAAACGACGGCCGTCGACGACGTCTCGGTCCGCGTCCGCGAGGGCGAGTTCTTCACCCTCGTCGGCCCCTCGGGCTGTGGGAAGACCACCACGCTCCGGCTCGTCGCCGGGTTCGAAGCGCCGAGTGCGGGGACCGTCCGATTCCGCGGCGAGGACGTGACCGACGTCCCGCCCGAGGATCGCGACGTCGGCGTCGTCTTCCAGAACTACGCGTTGTTCCCGCACATGACCGTCGGCGAGAACGTCGCCTACGGGCTCAACTTCGCCGAGCCGCCAGGGGACGTCTCGCGCGAGGAACGGGTTCAGGAGTTACTCGAGCTGGTCGACCTCGAGGGGATGGCCGACCGCGACCCCAACGAACTTTCCGGCGGCCAGCAACAGCGCGTGTCCATCGCCCGCGCGCTGGCGCCCGGCCCGGACGTCCTCCTGCTCGACGAGCCGATGAGCGCTCTCGACGCGCAACTCCGCGAGCGCCTCCGCGTCCAGGTGAAGGCGATCCAGCGGGAGCTAGCGATTACGACGGTGTACGTCACCCACGACCAGGAGGAGGCCCTCGCCATCTCCGACCGCGTGGCCGTGATGCGTGCGGGGGCGCCCGAGCAGATTGCCCCGCCGCGAACGATCTACCACCGGCCCGAGACGCGCTTCGTCGCTGAGTTCGTCGGGGACAACAACGTCTTCGAAGGCGAGGTCGTCGGCGTCGACGTCGACGGCTACAGGGGCGAGGCGCGGACTCGAGTCGACGTCGCCGGAACCGAGTTCGACGTCGTGACTGGCCGGAACAACGTACCGAACCGAGGCGAGTCGCTGACCTTCTGTGTTCGACCCGAACACCTCACGCTCGAGGCGCCGGCCAACGTGATCGCAGGCACCGTCGAGAGTTCGGAGTTCCTCGGAGAGACGACGCGCGTCAACCTGGAGTGGCAGGGCCGGGACGTCGTGTTGCGAACGCGCGAGCCGCTCTCGGGCGAGGTTCGAGTCGGGTTCAGGCCGGGCGACGCCCACGTCGTCAGTCGGTGA
- a CDS encoding N-acyl homoserine lactonase family protein → MPVERLYRLNTATWTFDNSAATQLQDPGEPYVGWCPCYLLEHSDGLALFDTGVSHEMATAPLEYGPRGAPHMAEFAETIDLSAGKPPVEHLADLGYEPGDVDTVVLSHLHTDHAGNLDSFPEATVVVRKEELRYAFWPDGPQRLFYLEGDFRHLRELDADVVAITDEYDIFGDGSAVAFPTPGHTPGHQSLEVDLASGTTILAADAANSRTGYEQELAASFAWSLEASVDSIAAIKDRARVADADVIVHHDPDEQRRLPDPPNALE, encoded by the coding sequence ATGCCAGTCGAGCGACTCTACCGGCTGAACACGGCGACGTGGACCTTCGACAACAGCGCCGCGACCCAGCTCCAGGACCCCGGCGAACCCTACGTCGGCTGGTGTCCGTGCTACCTGCTCGAGCACTCCGACGGACTCGCCCTGTTCGATACGGGCGTCAGTCACGAGATGGCGACGGCGCCGCTCGAGTACGGCCCGCGAGGGGCGCCGCACATGGCCGAGTTCGCCGAGACAATCGATCTCTCGGCGGGGAAGCCCCCGGTCGAGCACCTCGCGGACCTGGGTTACGAGCCAGGGGACGTAGACACGGTCGTTCTCTCACACCTCCACACCGACCACGCCGGCAACCTCGATTCGTTCCCCGAGGCGACCGTCGTCGTCCGGAAGGAGGAACTGCGCTACGCGTTCTGGCCCGACGGCCCCCAGCGACTGTTCTACCTCGAGGGCGACTTCCGCCACCTCCGGGAACTCGATGCCGACGTCGTCGCGATCACGGACGAGTACGACATCTTCGGCGACGGATCGGCCGTTGCCTTCCCGACACCAGGGCACACGCCGGGTCACCAGTCCCTCGAGGTGGACCTCGCCTCGGGGACGACGATCCTCGCGGCCGACGCGGCGAACAGTCGCACGGGCTACGAGCAGGAACTGGCCGCCTCGTTCGCGTGGTCGCTCGAGGCGTCGGTCGACTCGATCGCCGCGATCAAGGATCGTGCCCGCGTCGCCGACGCGGACGTTATCGTCCACCACGATCCAGACGAACAGCGACGCCTGCCGGACCCGCCGAACGCGCTCGAGTGA
- a CDS encoding helix-turn-helix transcriptional regulator, translating to MTDRERTDQEPRWDRDFVQEVMTRSELLELLADRPRTARELADQLEMARSTVHRAADALEAHGLVEKPADRFESTGLGDVVADELRTFRTNLEAARRIEPFLNTIDDSAPELPIEHFTDATVTCSGHRQAHVGIKRITELIEATDSLRMFSSIISPLYVDVARREILDGMEIEVIFDQQVIEIILEQHVEEAMEAFETGRFEVYVAENVPFELFLFDERVGLAAHDESGIARAFVETTDAGARTWAESLYAEYAADTDAFRME from the coding sequence GTGACTGACCGAGAACGAACCGATCAGGAACCCCGCTGGGATCGAGACTTCGTCCAGGAAGTGATGACCCGGTCCGAACTACTGGAACTGTTGGCCGACCGACCGCGGACGGCCCGCGAACTGGCCGACCAACTCGAGATGGCCCGGTCGACCGTCCACCGGGCGGCCGATGCGCTCGAGGCGCACGGACTGGTCGAGAAACCGGCCGACCGCTTCGAGAGCACCGGCCTCGGCGACGTCGTCGCCGACGAACTCCGCACGTTTCGAACGAACCTCGAGGCCGCGAGACGGATCGAGCCGTTCTTGAACACGATCGACGACTCGGCGCCGGAGCTCCCGATCGAGCACTTCACCGACGCGACCGTGACCTGTTCGGGCCACCGGCAGGCACACGTCGGCATCAAGCGCATCACCGAGCTCATCGAGGCGACGGACTCCCTCCGGATGTTCTCGAGCATCATCTCGCCGCTCTACGTCGACGTGGCCCGACGGGAGATCCTGGATGGTATGGAAATCGAAGTGATCTTCGACCAGCAGGTCATCGAGATCATCCTCGAACAACACGTCGAGGAGGCAATGGAGGCGTTCGAAACCGGCCGGTTCGAGGTCTACGTCGCCGAAAACGTTCCTTTCGAACTCTTTCTCTTCGACGAGCGGGTGGGCCTTGCGGCCCACGACGAGTCGGGTATCGCCCGCGCGTTCGTCGAAACGACCGATGCCGGGGCGCGAACGTGGGCCGAATCGCTCTACGCGGAGTACGCGGCGGACACGGACGCGTTTCGAATGGAGTGA
- a CDS encoding HalOD1 output domain-containing protein yields MDPNLDIVARDPSTDTYEFRLDDNRETTVSIAEAMATIRGCPSTDLRPLYHDVDPALLERVGSRSSRQSFHFVSNGFDVTVSGTGTVRIERLD; encoded by the coding sequence ATGGACCCTAATCTCGATATCGTGGCACGGGACCCCTCCACGGACACGTATGAATTTCGACTCGACGACAATCGCGAAACGACGGTGTCGATCGCCGAGGCCATGGCGACGATTCGAGGCTGTCCGTCGACCGATCTGCGACCACTTTACCACGACGTCGATCCAGCATTGCTCGAACGCGTCGGCTCCCGGTCGAGTCGACAGTCATTTCACTTCGTCAGCAACGGTTTCGACGTCACTGTCAGTGGCACCGGGACGGTTCGAATCGAGCGCCTGGACTGA
- a CDS encoding DUF7344 domain-containing protein, with product MTTNIPSPALFEQAGEVTSTFDLLADQRRRVVVRYLEETTGPATLGELAEEISVRESSGRLHSISDHADAQHDHLRSITISLHHVHIPKLADADAIDYDPETKTALLTETGERIAARMDAICGEPRDTYDRSS from the coding sequence ATGACGACGAACATCCCATCACCAGCGCTATTCGAGCAGGCCGGCGAAGTTACCTCGACGTTCGACCTTCTGGCCGACCAGCGGCGCCGCGTGGTGGTACGATACCTCGAGGAAACGACCGGCCCGGCGACCCTCGGGGAACTGGCCGAGGAAATCTCGGTTCGCGAATCGAGCGGTCGGTTGCACTCGATCTCCGACCACGCGGACGCCCAGCACGACCACCTCCGGTCGATCACGATCTCGCTCCACCACGTACACATTCCCAAGCTCGCCGACGCGGACGCGATCGACTACGACCCGGAGACGAAGACGGCCCTCCTCACCGAAACCGGGGAACGCATCGCCGCTCGGATGGACGCAATCTGTGGCGAGCCACGGGATACCTACGACCGCTCGTCGTAG
- a CDS encoding aldehyde ferredoxin oxidoreductase family protein, with the protein MNHARGPLLTIDLEDRSWETESIDDVLERYVGGRAVGTKLAHDRIPFDADPFGHENRLFFATGPLQHSTMSFTGRMSATGLSPLTDGLLSSNAGGFLSRNFTATGYGAVEVAGESDDLVIVHVTDDSVEFEDASALEGAETSEICDYIEDEHGLAAEHTVTIGPAGENQVRFASIMTSRERAFGRGGLGAVLGSKNVKAITFDGDSTHDVEIPPLQMDVHREAAQSDHIMKRQGTSSMTEFASTVEALPTRYFSELSFEGAEGISGDRVEEKKYKKGTCSACAFACKLPTRDEESGLETEGPEYETVMAFGSNAGVDDIVDVMQSNKLCDELGMDTISAGDVVSAYLASEDAFGDAELIHETVEKIAHREGIGDTLAEGVDRIHDELGVDNWSVKGLEFPAHDGRTLNGQGLSFATSNRGADHMYAEFYSLEYPLVDQDQAIDKEGLEGKPPKVVEKENLNVIKDSAVLCKFSRDFVDADRLETLLDADYDDLLAVGGEVVAMERHFNNRRGMDRADDRLPYELPGFDDALSAYYAERGWNDDGTVPAEAVGAGEAVSSDD; encoded by the coding sequence ATGAACCACGCCAGAGGACCGCTGCTCACGATCGACCTCGAGGACCGTTCGTGGGAGACCGAATCGATCGACGACGTACTCGAGCGCTACGTCGGCGGTCGCGCAGTCGGAACGAAACTCGCTCACGACCGGATTCCGTTCGACGCGGACCCGTTCGGTCACGAGAACCGCCTCTTCTTCGCGACGGGACCGCTCCAGCACTCGACGATGAGCTTCACCGGGCGAATGTCGGCGACCGGGCTCTCGCCGCTGACCGACGGCCTGCTCTCCTCGAACGCCGGGGGTTTCCTCTCGCGGAACTTCACGGCGACGGGCTACGGCGCCGTCGAGGTCGCAGGCGAGAGCGACGACCTCGTGATCGTACACGTTACGGACGATAGCGTCGAATTCGAGGACGCGTCGGCGCTCGAGGGGGCAGAGACGAGCGAAATCTGTGACTACATCGAGGACGAACACGGCCTCGCGGCCGAACACACCGTCACCATCGGCCCCGCGGGCGAGAACCAGGTTCGATTCGCCTCGATCATGACCTCCCGCGAGCGCGCGTTCGGCCGCGGCGGTCTCGGAGCCGTGCTCGGGTCGAAGAACGTCAAAGCGATCACCTTCGACGGGGACTCGACGCACGACGTCGAGATTCCACCCCTCCAGATGGACGTCCACCGGGAGGCTGCCCAGTCCGACCACATCATGAAACGGCAGGGCACCTCCTCGATGACAGAGTTCGCCAGCACGGTCGAGGCCCTGCCGACGCGGTACTTTTCGGAACTGAGCTTCGAGGGCGCCGAGGGCATCAGCGGCGACCGCGTCGAAGAGAAGAAGTACAAGAAGGGGACCTGCTCGGCGTGTGCGTTCGCCTGCAAACTCCCAACCAGGGACGAGGAATCCGGCCTCGAGACCGAGGGCCCGGAGTACGAGACGGTGATGGCGTTCGGCTCGAACGCCGGCGTCGACGACATCGTCGACGTGATGCAGTCGAACAAACTGTGCGACGAACTCGGGATGGACACCATCTCCGCGGGCGACGTCGTCTCGGCGTACCTCGCGAGCGAGGACGCATTCGGCGACGCCGAGTTGATCCACGAAACCGTCGAGAAGATCGCCCATCGGGAGGGAATTGGCGACACGCTCGCCGAGGGCGTCGACCGCATCCACGATGAACTGGGCGTCGACAACTGGTCAGTCAAGGGCCTCGAGTTCCCCGCCCACGACGGCCGCACGCTCAACGGTCAGGGGCTGTCCTTCGCCACCTCCAACCGCGGCGCCGATCACATGTACGCCGAGTTCTACTCGCTAGAGTACCCGTTGGTCGACCAGGACCAGGCCATCGACAAGGAGGGGCTCGAGGGGAAACCCCCGAAGGTCGTCGAGAAGGAGAACCTGAACGTCATCAAGGACAGCGCGGTCCTGTGTAAGTTCTCCCGAGACTTCGTCGACGCCGACCGCCTCGAGACGCTCCTCGACGCGGACTACGACGACCTGCTCGCCGTCGGCGGCGAGGTCGTCGCGATGGAGCGCCACTTCAACAACCGGCGCGGCATGGACCGGGCGGACGACCGACTGCCCTACGAACTTCCGGGATTCGACGACGCCCTCTCGGCGTACTACGCCGAGCGCGGCTGGAACGACGACGGCACCGTCCCGGCAGAAGCCGTCGGCGCAGGCGAGGCGGTCTCGAGCGACGACTGA
- a CDS encoding PLD nuclease N-terminal domain-containing protein, whose product MPRAPTTDMDPLALAALALASLAFFAGLAAYVYRDAREVGMSNPRKWAVIVFAVPVYGAIVYLLARSELDYDPETDPYRGGAVNVHPSRADEVPWTVRSGNDEGAGEGGDDGDEPANEWNDPVPLEDLEDPGTDDGDRE is encoded by the coding sequence ATGCCTCGAGCGCCAACGACCGACATGGATCCGCTGGCGCTCGCCGCGCTCGCTCTCGCCTCGCTGGCGTTCTTCGCCGGCCTCGCCGCGTACGTCTACCGCGACGCCCGCGAGGTGGGGATGTCCAACCCGCGGAAGTGGGCCGTGATCGTGTTCGCGGTGCCGGTCTACGGCGCGATCGTCTACCTGCTCGCTCGGAGCGAACTGGACTACGACCCCGAGACGGATCCCTACCGTGGCGGCGCCGTCAACGTCCATCCCTCGCGGGCCGACGAAGTGCCCTGGACGGTTCGGTCGGGGAACGACGAAGGCGCGGGTGAGGGCGGAGACGACGGCGACGAACCCGCAAACGAGTGGAACGACCCCGTTCCGCTCGAGGACCTCGAGGACCCCGGGACTGACGACGGCGACCGCGAGTGA
- a CDS encoding digeranylgeranylglycerophospholipid reductase: protein MNGDCDVVIAGAGPAGAQCARDLATRGYDVVVLETEAEDEFPKQSNKSTAGTFPSMMASFGIPDDVVQQFTESVVLESPNDYYVQDQPGAVLDFGKFKRFLVEDGRENGAEYRFDSRATAPITEGGEPVGVTYSGSEELYADIVIDATGPAAPLAKKLGVSDLKRENHAIGIEFELEGIEVDHPGYADLTDAMMLRLDHDIAPGGYSWIFHTGADTAKVGVCYIQNESHHQHGRDNFNIDDYLQHWIDTDPRFANAERIEGRQHRGSAHIQPPGQIHTDRFMAIGDTVPTVDPLWGEGIHTCMKSGRAAAVAADSCLKHGQIEPTADNLAVYDTLWHRDVAPNVDTRLLMTHLLYLASNDRYDDLMADLNRFDTDTLAQANKGSRLALAKLLGVRDLPLIARVLRARRDWYN, encoded by the coding sequence GTCCTCGAGACGGAGGCGGAAGACGAGTTCCCGAAACAGAGCAACAAGTCGACGGCCGGCACGTTCCCGTCGATGATGGCCTCGTTCGGGATCCCCGACGACGTCGTCCAGCAGTTCACCGAATCCGTGGTGCTCGAGTCGCCGAACGACTACTACGTACAGGATCAGCCGGGCGCGGTGCTGGACTTCGGGAAGTTCAAGCGGTTCCTGGTCGAGGACGGCCGCGAGAATGGTGCGGAGTACCGCTTCGACTCGAGAGCGACGGCACCGATTACGGAGGGCGGCGAACCCGTCGGCGTCACCTACAGCGGGTCCGAGGAACTCTACGCCGACATCGTGATCGACGCGACGGGGCCCGCGGCGCCGCTGGCGAAGAAACTCGGTGTGAGCGACCTCAAGCGGGAGAACCACGCCATCGGGATCGAGTTCGAACTCGAGGGAATCGAGGTCGACCATCCTGGCTACGCCGACCTGACCGACGCGATGATGTTGCGCCTCGACCACGACATCGCCCCCGGAGGCTACTCCTGGATCTTTCACACCGGCGCGGACACCGCGAAGGTGGGCGTCTGTTACATCCAGAACGAGAGCCACCACCAGCACGGCCGGGACAACTTCAACATCGACGACTACCTCCAGCACTGGATCGACACCGACCCCCGCTTCGCGAACGCCGAGCGAATCGAGGGCCGTCAGCACCGCGGATCGGCCCACATCCAGCCGCCGGGCCAGATCCACACCGACCGGTTCATGGCCATCGGCGACACCGTCCCGACCGTCGACCCACTCTGGGGCGAGGGGATTCACACCTGCATGAAGTCCGGTCGGGCGGCCGCCGTCGCCGCCGACAGCTGTCTCAAACACGGCCAGATCGAGCCCACCGCCGACAACCTCGCGGTCTACGACACGCTCTGGCACCGCGATGTCGCCCCGAACGTGGACACGCGGCTCCTGATGACGCACCTGCTCTACCTCGCCTCGAACGACCGCTACGACGACCTCATGGCGGACCTGAACCGCTTCGACACCGATACGCTGGCCCAGGCCAACAAAGGGAGCCGACTCGCGCTCGCGAAACTGCTCGGCGTTCGGGATCTGCCGCTGATCGCCCGCGTGCTTCGGGCTCGGCGGGACTGGTACAACTAG